Below is a window of Streptomyces genisteinicus DNA.
CGTCGCCTACGGCATCTGGGCCGCCTGCGGCGTGGCGCTCACCGCGGTCGCCTCGCGCGTCCTGTTCGGCGAGCCCCTCACCCGGGTCATGGCGCTCGGGATCGGGCTCATCGCGGCCGGCGTCCTGCTCATCGAACTCGGCGCGGCGCACTGAGACCGCGGCGCAGCGCACTGAGAACCCGGCGCAGCGCACTGCGGATGCGGCGCGGTGCGCTCCTGCCGTGCCGGTGCCGGAAGGCGGCCGCCTGCGTGTCGCCACCCGAACGCCACACGCCCGGCGCATCACACCGACGGGCTCAGCGCCGCCCGCGCCACCTGCGGCGACGCCGCGCGCGGAACCCGCCGTCCGCACGGGCGCGCGTTGCGCAGACGATCTCCCGCCCCGGGAACTGCTTGTCTTGACGCCGGAGCGCGGCCCGTCCGCGGGACGGCCCGTCCCGCCCCCGCGCCGTGGGAGAGGTGGCGCGATGCGCAGCGTACGGATGCTCGTCTGTGGCACGGCCGTTCTGGCGGCCCTCGGAGCGGCGGCCGCCCCGGCGGCGGCGGTCTCCGGTGAGTCCGATGTCAGCGTCAGTCCCCAGCGGGCCTACCCGGGTTCGACCGTCACGGTCAGCACGGAGGTCTGCGGACCGGCGGCGACGTACGCCAAGGGCCAGGCGGAGGCCGGTGGCCAGATCAATCTCACCGACGACGGAGCCGCCGGCGAGCTGGCCGGCGACTTCACCGTCCCGGAGGGTGCGGAGGCCGGTGTCTACACCATCACGGTCAAGTGCCCGCCGCGTACGCGGGTGGAGGCGAGCTTCGAGGTCGTCGGCAGGCCGGCGGGTGCCGTGAGCGGCGGATTCGGCGGCACGGGCGGGCTCGACGGCACCCAGATGGTGCTCGGGGGCCTGCTGATCGCGGGCGCCGCGGCGGGCGGTGTGGCGACGAAGCGCCGCCGGGCCGCCACCGCCTGACCGCCCGTCCGGACCCCGTTCGCCGACCCCCGTCCGCCGGTCTCCGGTCTCCGATCTCCCATCTCCGTCCCCGGGTGCCGGACCGTCCGCCCGCCGGCCTCCCCGGAGGCCGGCCGCAGGCGCACCGCCCCCGACGCACAGAAAGTCCGGTCCGCGATGGCCAGCGCACCCGGCGCCCCCCTCCTGAAGCCACGGACCCGCCTCGCGGTGCTCGTCGTCGGCGTCGTCCTGCTGGTCAACGGCCTGCGCGGCGGGGCTCCCCAGCCCACCGCCGTGCAGGCCACCACGGCACCCGGCGGCGCCGGGACGCGGGTCGGGGTCCCCGAGAGCCTGCGGCCGCCGTCGAGCGCGCCCGCGCCCCCCGGCCCCCGCAGCGCCCCGGAGCGCCTGCGCATCCCGGTCATCGGCGTCGACGCCCCCGTCACCGAGCTGGGACTCGACGAGGCCGGTGTCCTCGAAGTCCCCCCGGCCGACCGGACCGACGCCGCGGGCTGGTACGCCGACGGCCCCGCTCCGGGCGAGCCCGGCACCGCCGTCCTCGCCGGCCACGTCGACAGCCCCGCGGGACCCGCCGTCTTCTACCTGCTCGGCGGACTGACCCGCGGCAGCACCGTCTCCGTCACCCGCCGCGACGGCAGCACGGCGCGCTTCTCGGTGTACGCGGTCGAGGCCTACGACAAGGACGACTTCCCGACCCGCACGGTGTACCGCAGCACCAGGGCCGCGGAGTTGCGCATCATCACCTGCGGCGGAGGCTACCGCGAGGACACCGGATACCTCGGCAACGTGGTGGTCTACGCGACGCTGGCCGGGCAGCCCGGCTGATCCCGCCGCGCGAGCCGCCCGCACTCCGCCGGCGGGCTCTGCGCGACCCGTTGACACCCCCTGCGCGGACTGCATACTTTGCACGCCACAATCTCGAACGAGTGACGAAATATCGAACGTGACGTGGTGTCAGTGCGCGGGCCAGGCCCCTCGGCCCCTGCCGGCGGCGCCCGCCCGTTCGGCTCGCACCCGGGGGCGCGCGACGCCGTGCCCCCGCTCCGGAAGGAGAACGACATGCGTACCCCCACGCGCCGCGTCCCGGTCCCGGTCGCGGCGACGGTGGCCGGACTGCTCGTCCTGTCGCTGGCCGCCTGCGGACAG
It encodes the following:
- a CDS encoding class F sortase, with amino-acid sequence MASAPGAPLLKPRTRLAVLVVGVVLLVNGLRGGAPQPTAVQATTAPGGAGTRVGVPESLRPPSSAPAPPGPRSAPERLRIPVIGVDAPVTELGLDEAGVLEVPPADRTDAAGWYADGPAPGEPGTAVLAGHVDSPAGPAVFYLLGGLTRGSTVSVTRRDGSTARFSVYAVEAYDKDDFPTRTVYRSTRAAELRIITCGGGYREDTGYLGNVVVYATLAGQPG